A genomic segment from Nicotiana tabacum cultivar K326 chromosome 7, ASM71507v2, whole genome shotgun sequence encodes:
- the LOC107788383 gene encoding glycolipid transfer protein 1-like: protein MEGTLFSPALEGMKHVKSEHGELMTKPFLEVCKLVLPILDKFGAAMTVVKSDINGNISRLESKYNDNTSRFNYLYSFVQAEVEIKTAKSSSSCTNGLLWLTRAMDFIVVLFHNLVQHQDWSMSQACNDSYAKTLKKWHGWLASSSFTVAIKLAPDRKKFMEVIGGNGDIYGDMEKFCTTFSPILQQIHKFLASVGLDSMKAS from the exons ATGGAGGGAACACTGTTTTCCCCTGCTTTGGAAGGAATGAAACATGTCAAGTCTGAACATGGGGAGCTGATGACTAAGCCTTTCTTGGAAGTTTGCAAACTTGTATTGCCAATTCTAG ATAAATTTGGAGCTGCTATGACTGTGGTTAAATCTGACATCAATGGAAATATATCA AGGTTAGAATCCAAGTATAATGATAACACATCGAGATTCAACTACTTGTACAGTTTCGTACAGGCAGAAGTTGAGATAAAGACTGCTAAATCATCATCAAGTTGTACCAATGGTTTGCTATGGTTAACAAG AGCCATGGACTTCATAGTAGTGCTATTTCACAATTTAGTTCAGCATCAGGATTGGTCAATGTCCCAAGCTTGCAACGATTCTTACGCCAAGACATTGAAGAAATGGCATGGATGGCTTGCTAGTTCAAGCTTTACG GTTGCCATAAAGCTTGCTCCAGATAGGAAAAAGTTCATGGAGGTTATAGGTGGCAACGGTGACATCTACGGAGATATGGAAAAGTTTTGTACGACGTTTTCACCTATACTTCAGCAAATCCACAAATTTCTG GCTAGTGTTGGCTTGGACAGTATGAAAGCTTCATAA
- the LOC107788382 gene encoding uncharacterized protein LOC107788382, with product MLSSLHFYGYNIPFANVKFSPLKSKIRASSLFVSNKSHIYLAMEQERKEGVLQERSIDISLKDLSKQLEEFAKVRNWEKFHSPRNLLLAMVGEVGELSEIFQWRGEVDRGLPNWKESDKEHLGEELSDVLLYLIRLADICGIDLGDAATKKIVKNSIKYPEPNVF from the exons ATGCTATCATCATTGCACTTTTATGGTTATAATATTCCATTTGCAAATGTGAAATTTTCTCCTTTAAAATCCAAGATTAGGGCCTCTAGTCTCTTTGTAAGCAACAAATCTCACATTTACTTAGCCAtggaacaagaaagaaaagagggagTACTTCAAGAGAGATCAATAGATATTAGTCTCAAAGACCTATCTAAGCAGCTTGAAGAATTTGCTAAGGTTAGAAACTGGGAAAAGTTTCACAGCCCTAGGAATTTGCTCCTTGCCATG GTAGGTGAAGTAGGGGAGCTATCAGAGATATTCCAATGGAGAGGAGAAGTAGATAGAGGGTTACCAAATTGGAAGGAATCAGATAAAGAGCATCTTGGTGAAGAATTATCTGATGTATTGCTTTATCTTATCAGATTGGCTGATATTTGTGGCATTGATCTTGGTGATGCTGCTACTAAGAAAATTGTCAAGAATTCTATCAAATATCCTGAGCCAAATGTCTTTTGA